A region of Vicia villosa cultivar HV-30 ecotype Madison, WI unplaced genomic scaffold, Vvil1.0 ctg.001512F_1_1, whole genome shotgun sequence DNA encodes the following proteins:
- the LOC131635562 gene encoding uncharacterized protein LOC131635562 produces the protein MEICAETTHSNGKQTLKHSKSAIEVKRSSENTYRYFHSNNVKQNLKQTSTFVNHAANAWHENRKKWVGDKSQNSPRTPKDPIISWSTSYEDLLSTSEPFAERIPLSEMVDFLVDIWLDEEGSFD, from the exons ATGGAGATTTGTGCTGAAACTACGCATTCCAATGggaaacaaactttgaagcattcTAAATCTGCAATTGAAGTAAAAAGATCAAGCGAAAACACCTATAGATATTTTCATTCCAATAATGTGAAGCAAAATTTAAAGCAAACTTCCACTTTTGTCAATCACG CTGCAAATGCTTGGCATGAGAATAGAAAAAAGTGGGTTGGCGATAAGTCTCAGAATTCACCAAGAACGCCAAAGGATCCAATTATTAG ctGGTCAACATCATATGAAGATCTGCTTTCTACTAGCGAACCTTTTGCGGAGCGCATACCATTGTCT GAGATGGTAGATTTCTTAGTTGACATTTGGCTTGATGAAGAAGGCTCCTTTGACTAA